The sequence GAGAGGAATATGGTTCTGTGGGGCATATCAAGGTAACCTGTTTCATGAATTTCAGTTTGTAGATGCAACAACTTGCATGTACATGTACGACATACTTTTACTACATTAAAGTTTGGTATGAAATAAGAACATCAGGTCTCAAATGTCTCTTCTGCCTTGGATAACAGGTCATGGCTTCCATGAAGATGGATTGAAGGTAGCATGCACAACCTCTCCACTCTTTTGGACCTGTGTGCCATAGTGGACCATACTGTTACGTGCTAAAATTGGCAATGGTCTAACAAATCTGAACATAAATAATCCTATCATAACCATAACAAATTATATCCTTGTTTACCTCTAGTTGGCCTAAGGCCCAAGCTACTAGATCTTCAAGGTTCTCCTTTATTAATCTATGGGGGTCGTTTCCTTTTTACAACAGTCTGACAAATACGTTTTTGGTTTCAATCACATAATTCAGAGTGACTATTTCATGAAATAGATACATGAGGCCTATTTTTATTGGACATATTGAATCGATGTAGGCTGGGAAAGCAGCAGCTCAAGGTTTGCTTGGAAAGAAATGTGAGCTTCTGTTGAACCCGAAGCAGATGATTCCATCATGGACTGAGGCTGGGGTGCGCCTTGCAGTTGCAAGATTTTTTAACCTATACATATCCATCGGCAACTTGATGTGAGTCCTTTTGTGAGTCAATATACTACACAACGTCTAATTATGATTATTTTTCACCTTCAAAGTTTTCGTGCAGATTGATTGAAGAAGGAGGTAGTGTGTTCAGCTTTGGTAAAGCTTGCGACAAATGCCGTGTAAAATCTGTCATGCGAGTTCATGACCCCTTGTTCTATTGGAAGGTtatcttctcttctctttttcttcccACACATGCATTTTTTTTTCTGATTGGTGATGTGTCCATGCATGATTCTTTATTTCTTATATACTCCACTGCAATTTCTTTATCCAACCTTCTCATTTGAACTACATGTGTTTATCCTGGCTCTCTCACGGCTTTCAGATTGCAACAGAAGGAAACCTTGGCTTGGCAGAAGCCTATATTAACGGCTGTTTCTCTTTTCTCGACAAGAGAGAAGGCCTTCTGAATCTTATCCTGGTAAACTATATCATAGTCCATGAGCTTATTGGTAgagctatttctttcttcattacAGATCAAATCAATGATCCACTCTGTTGCAGATTCTCATTGCTAACAGAGATGACCGTAGGAACCGCCGCATTGCCAGAAAAGGGTTCTGAAACCTTCAATTCTCCACTAGATTCCTGTGAATTGTTTCATAAAAATGAAGTAGTATCTATGAATCCCTGTGATTGTGACtaatcatgtatataaaaattgTTCGGTTTGCAGGGGTCGATGGACACCATTGCATGTACTAGGTCGGTTGGCACATGCTAAGTACTTTTTGGGCAAATTCTCAAGGAAGAACACTGTGACACGAAGTCGTCGAAACGTCTCTCAGCACTATGATCTTGTCAGTACTCATGTCTCTTCTTTTGTTATTATATTCCATCTCTGCTTCCGTCAATTTGTAATATATAATTATTGCAGATCTTATAGAAATTGAGATTTTTTGTGTTCCAAACCTTATCAAAATGATAGATTATCATTCGGTACTTGTCATATGTCTACATGACAAATAATACTAATAGTTCTGTCTTCTCATATATGTGTGCAGAGTAACGAATTTTTCTCGCTTTTTATGGATAAATCGATGACTTACTCTTGTGCAATTTTTAAGGTTTGTAAATCTTGTTATTTTGTTCTGCAGCTTGTAATTTTTGTAGAGTAGTTTTGTTAATCATGGACTAAAATTAAATTGCTAGATGGAGAACGAAAGCTTAGAAGCAGCCCAGGAACGTAAACTTAGCCTTCTAATCAGCAAGGTAATACTACCATGTCTCCAGAGACTGTATCATTTGACTGTTTACTAGTTAGACAATGCTGTGAACATGATCTGATGGTACTTCAACCTTGCAAAATACACATTTAACCAAAGGCTAAAGTCGAGAGGGGGCATCATGTTCTTGATATCGGTTTCGGCTGGGGAAGTTTAGCAATACAAGTGGTAAAGCAAACTGGCTGCAAATACACTGGAGTCACTTTGTCGGAGGAGCAGCTTAAATACGCCCAGGGAAAAGCAAGAGAAGCTGGCTTAGAGGTTAGTTATATGTTAGTCCCTCGTTTACGGCTTTATGCAATACACATGCAGTTTAATTGTTTATCAATAATTGCTAATTCACCATATGCCTGTGTTAACTGAGAAAGTGTACTGTGATGAAAATTTTCTATATTACTCCCTTCTTTAGGAAATACATGTGCAGTTTGATAGTTTATCAGTAATTACCGATCCACCATATGCATGTGCCAACTGAGAAAGTGTAGTGTGAGTATTTTAGGTTTTTTATTGTCCAGTCCTCCACCCTTTCTTGTAATTGATGATATAAAGATGTGAGAGTGAATATGTCATTTGATAGGTACAAGCTGGCATGGCCCAATTTTTACCAATAATTGATTTAGTTTCTGTTGCCGCCAATTTTTTGAAACAACGAGCTCCCTTGTGGATTTCCATTAGCGAAACCACCCAAACCACATAGTTCTTATACAATCTCTTCTGGGCTCCATCTGCCCGCACGCGCCTGTGCAATCTCCCCTTAGGTCTAAACTCAGTCAAAACCCTCACTGTTACATACACATCACAGCCTTTTAGTTCGAAATCCTCGAAATCAACCAACATTTCAATCATCTCAGGAGAAGGAACTGTAGCACAAATCCTCCCCATTTTTTGCAGGGGACAAAATCCTCTCCTTTAGCAACAAGTTTCCATGACCGATTCTGTTAATACCGCATGGAGAAACCACAATACAACAATGTGGGAGTAAGGTTACCTCTAAACACTGGAATCAAACCGAGGGTCCACGCGCTGCGAGGGTTTGGCCTGTTGTCCCAGATCGAAACTTTCATTCCTGTATGTGGTTATACAGGCACATTTGCCTTAGAAGTAGCCCTGTCTTGCTTGGTGGAGGCTGTATTCGAGGAAGAATGCCCTTGAAGCACCGGCTTCGGCGTCCACTGTATCTCCATGCGTGCCACCAAGCGATTGTGATTCGGGGAATCCCCCGCCCTTTGCGGTCCACCCTGATCCATCCACCGCTAACGGCACAGTCATCACAGCCTCCACTCTTGTCATGACCTGATGACCACCACATCTTCACAACATGCCATTCATTGCCCAAACCCCCTCCATATCTTACTTGACCTCTCCCCGCCATCTGCTTGCAACAAGTATCGACGCCCCTTCCGCTGCGAAGGAGTCAATAACACCTCCCTGTAGGACCACAAATCACGAGCTCCAGATTCACCACCTCCCTACTCCCCCGCCTCTGCCTCGGTCACCATCGACATGATTCAGGTTTGGAAGAGTGGAATGGGACAGATTGTGTGAGCAGCTGGCGCATATGACCCAGGGTCCAACCAGCTCACTCGGAATGAAACGGTATTCCCCCGCATGCCCGCCAGCATCATAGTTTGGCTTTGACTTATTTTCTCACCTCAGCTCTAAGTTACGGCTTTACCGCTATGTGTTAGTATTCAACAGGTTTGTAGAATTTGGCGAGAAGAGTTTTCAATTTGGAACCAAAGTATACAAATATAGTTTGATTAATCAAGATTTCTTTAAGCATTTGGAT comes from Triticum urartu cultivar G1812 unplaced genomic scaffold, Tu2.1 TuUngrouped_contig_4276, whole genome shotgun sequence and encodes:
- the LOC125527598 gene encoding tuberculostearic acid methyltransferase UfaA1-like, yielding GIWFCGAYQGHGFHEDGLKAGKAAAQGLLGKKCELLLNPKQMIPSWTEAGVRLAVARFFNLYISIGNLILIEEGGSVFSFGKACDKCRVKSVMRVHDPLFYWKIATEGNLGLAEAYINGCFSFLDKREGLLNLILILIANRDDRRNRRIARKGGRWTPLHVLGRLAHAKYFLGKFSRKNTVTRSRRNVSQHYDLSNEFFSLFMDKSMTYSCAIFKMENESLEAAQERKLSLLISKAKVERGHHVLDIGFGWGSLAIQVVKQTGCKYTGVTLSEEQLKYAQGKAREAGLEDHITFLLCDYRHIPPYKYDAIISICMIEHVGHECMDEFFACCESYLAEDGIMALQFISAPEERYEQYRKRPDFLTEYIFPGGCLPSLARVVSAMSTSSRFSIEHVENIGPNYYPTLMCWMDNFTANKDKMLALGFDEKFIRIWEYYLIFSAACMKSRTLGVYQVVFSRPANRRLGQPLAKA